Proteins from one Legionella taurinensis genomic window:
- a CDS encoding DUF2145 domain-containing protein — translation MTKLAQLTAWLMFFGSTTSTLAGTVCKNDNATVDDFYNASRTSLAVSKTLDHSGAKVALLARVGSDLSRYGLRYSHVAFVVKNYPGQPGKWTVIHLLNECNRPTSSLYAQGLMNFFMDNLYSQEYQITIPDQRLQARLYEALKPTLIERLHSNQYSMIAYPYSSRYQNSNQWVLEMVADTDNPNARHTRQSAQDFLQRTGYQPSMVTITATARLGVSLTNAAIRFNDHPDIENRTHRYSIVSVDSVIAYLHRRGHLQVVQADTKRRIN, via the coding sequence ATGACTAAATTAGCCCAATTAACAGCCTGGTTGATGTTTTTCGGCAGCACAACCAGCACCCTCGCTGGAACTGTCTGTAAAAATGACAACGCCACGGTGGATGATTTTTACAATGCCAGCCGCACATCGCTCGCCGTTTCAAAAACACTGGATCACAGCGGGGCGAAAGTCGCCTTGTTGGCCCGGGTGGGGTCAGATTTGAGCCGCTACGGGCTCCGTTACAGTCATGTGGCCTTTGTGGTAAAAAATTATCCCGGTCAACCGGGCAAATGGACGGTGATTCATTTGTTAAATGAATGCAACAGACCCACCTCCTCGCTGTATGCTCAGGGATTGATGAACTTCTTCATGGATAATCTATACAGTCAGGAGTATCAAATCACCATTCCCGATCAACGCCTGCAGGCTCGACTGTATGAAGCCCTTAAACCTACGCTTATTGAGCGCCTGCATAGCAACCAATACAGCATGATTGCCTACCCTTATTCAAGCCGGTATCAAAACTCCAACCAATGGGTTCTGGAAATGGTAGCAGATACCGATAATCCCAACGCTCGCCACACAAGGCAATCGGCTCAGGATTTTCTGCAAAGGACAGGTTATCAACCGTCAATGGTTACCATCACTGCGACGGCCAGACTCGGCGTTTCGCTAACCAATGCCGCTATCCGGTTTAATGATCACCCTGACATTGAAAACCGGACGCATCGCTATTCCATTGTCAGCGTGGATTCGGTAATCGCCTATCTGCACAGGAGAGGACACCTGCAAGTGGTACAGGCAGACACCAAAAGGCGCATTAATTAA
- a CDS encoding DUF1295 domain-containing protein produces MLFGLVTFIVFLHMTLVWLWYRATNNPSVVDVGWALGLTISGLVFLNATPLSPRTLFLSVLLCLWGLRLGLFLWLTRIRKGIVDKRYLTLSQDWKIAKPLGFFLNFQLQGFFILLLSLPWLFVALSPQTKPGWLDYAAALLAVVSLGAETLADYQLQVFKKNHPGKVCNQGLWSYSRHPNYFFEWLIWLSFSLFSFSHAFGWLGLISPLTLYVLMTRITGPMTEEGSRQARGQAYLDYQKNTPFFFPSWLNPYWLLQKHKARR; encoded by the coding sequence ATGTTGTTCGGACTGGTGACTTTCATTGTTTTTCTGCACATGACTTTAGTCTGGTTGTGGTACCGCGCTACCAATAATCCCTCGGTTGTTGATGTAGGCTGGGCTTTAGGACTGACCATCAGCGGACTTGTCTTTTTAAATGCCACTCCGCTGTCGCCGCGAACCCTGTTCTTAAGCGTGCTGCTTTGCCTCTGGGGTTTACGGTTGGGTCTTTTCCTCTGGCTGACCCGCATCCGCAAAGGCATCGTCGATAAACGCTACCTGACACTCAGTCAGGATTGGAAAATTGCCAAACCGCTGGGGTTTTTTCTGAATTTTCAACTTCAGGGATTCTTTATTCTGCTGCTGTCATTACCCTGGCTTTTCGTAGCCCTTTCGCCGCAAACGAAGCCAGGTTGGCTGGATTATGCGGCGGCATTACTCGCCGTTGTGAGTTTGGGCGCTGAAACCCTGGCTGATTATCAACTGCAGGTTTTTAAAAAAAACCACCCCGGAAAAGTGTGCAATCAGGGCTTATGGTCTTATTCAAGGCACCCTAATTATTTTTTCGAATGGCTTATCTGGCTTTCTTTTTCGCTGTTTTCCTTCTCTCATGCTTTCGGCTGGCTGGGTCTCATTTCACCCTTAACCCTGTATGTGCTCATGACCCGCATTACCGGCCCCATGACCGAGGAAGGCTCACGCCAGGCACGGGGACAGGCTTATCTGGATTACCAGAAAAATACACCGTTCTTCTTTCCATCCTGGCTTAATCCCTACTGGTTGCTGCAAAAGCACAAAGCGAGGCGCTGA
- a CDS encoding DUF2177 family protein, with translation MPQLKLFFTALITFILLDMVWLGFIAKPLYFHHYREWLRLTDGQLQPVWWAALIVYLLLAAGVVFFVVPLSANQLLHAAGFGALLGLITYGVYDLTCIAILKDWPVGMSLIDWLWGIVLCTASGLVTVFVHAK, from the coding sequence ATGCCCCAGCTTAAATTGTTTTTTACCGCCCTCATTACCTTTATTCTTCTGGACATGGTCTGGCTTGGTTTTATCGCTAAACCACTGTATTTCCACCATTACCGCGAATGGCTGCGCCTGACCGATGGGCAATTGCAACCCGTTTGGTGGGCAGCCCTTATTGTCTACCTGCTCTTAGCTGCCGGTGTGGTGTTTTTTGTCGTGCCTCTGTCCGCTAATCAACTCCTTCATGCCGCGGGTTTTGGGGCCTTGCTGGGCTTAATAACCTATGGCGTTTATGATCTGACCTGCATTGCCATTCTTAAAGACTGGCCGGTAGGGATGTCGCTGATTGACTGGCTATGGGGCATCGTTTTGTGCACAGCCAGCGGACTGGTTACTGTGTTTGTCCATGCGAAATGA